Genomic DNA from Pseudomonas fluorescens:
GCCGAAAAAGGTCACGCCGAGCATCCCGGAGAACACCGCCACACCCATGGCATGGCGCATTTCCGCACCTGCGCCGCTGGAGAACACCAGGGGCACCACGCCCATGATGAAGGCGAAGGAGGTCATCAGGATCGGCCGCAGACGCAGGCGGCACGCTTCGAGGACCGCCGCCAGCGGGTTCATGCCTTCGAGCTGTTTATCCTTGGCGAACTCGACGATCAGGATCGCGTTCTTGCAGGCAAGTCCCACCAGTACGATCAAGCCGATCTGGGTAAAGATGTTGTTGTCGCCGCCGGAGAGAATCACCCCGGTAATGGCCGACAGCAGGGTCATCGGTACGATCAGGATCACCGCCAATGGCAGGCTCCAGCTTTCGTACTGTGCCGCGAGCACCAGGAACGCCAGCAGTACGCAGAGCGGGAACACGAACAGCGCGGTGTTGCCCGAGAGGATCTGCTGGTACGTCAGGTCGGTCCACTCGTACGTCATGCCGTTGGGCAATTCGTCCTTGAGCAGCTTCTCGATGGCTTTTTCCGCCTGGCCGGAGCTGTAGCCTGGGGCGGCGGCACCGTTGATTTCAGCGGTGATGAAGCCGTTGTAGTGCATCACGCGGTCTGGCCCCGAGGTATCGCTGACCTTGATGAAGGTCGCCAGCGGGATCATTTCGCCACGGTTGTTGCGCACCTTGAGCTGGCCGATCTGGTCCGACTCGAGACGGAATTGCTGCTCGGCCTGGACGTTGACCTGGTAGGTGCGACCGAAGCGGTTGAAGTCGTTGGCATACAGCGAACCCAGGTAGATCTGCAGGGTGTCGAAGATGTCGCTGACGGCCACGCCGTGGGTCTTGGCTTTTTCACGGTCGATGGCGGCATCGACCTGGGGCACGTTCACGGTGTAGCTGGTGAACAACCCGGCCAGTTCCGGCACGCTGCGGCTCTTGGTGATGATGTTCATGGTTTCTTTGTACAGCTCGTCGTAGCCCAGGTTGCCCCGGTCTTCGATTTGCAGGCGGAAACCACCGATCGTACCCAGGCCCTGTACCGGCGGTGGCGGGAAGATCGCCATGTAGGCTTCCTGGATCCCGGCGTACTGGCCGTTCAAGGCGCCGGCGATGGCACCGGCCGACATGCTCGGGTCCTTGCGCTCATCGAAAGGCTTGAGGGTCACGAACACGATGCCGGCGTTCGGGCTGTTGGTGAAACCGTTGATCGACAGGCCCGGGAAGGCCACGGCGCTTTCCACGCCCGGTTGCTTGAGGGCCAGGTCGGACATGCGCTTGATCACGTCTTCGGTACGGTCCAGGCTCGCGGCGTCCGGCAGTTGGGCGAAGGCCACCAGGTACTGTTTGTCCTGGCCGGGCACGAAACCGGTCGGGGTGGTGGAGAAACCGAAGAAGGTCAACACCATCAGGCCTGCATAGAGCACCAGGGCGATGCCGCTGCTGCGAATCACTCGAGCGACGGTGCCCACATAACCATGACTGGCGCGCTCGAAGAAACGGTTGAACGGACGGAACAGCCAGCCACCGAAGACCTTGTCCAGGAACTTGGAGAAACGGTCCTTGGGCGCGTCATGGCCCTTGAGCAACACCGCGGCCAAGGCTGGCGACAGGGTCAGGGAGTTGATCGCCGAAATCACCGTGGAGATGGCAATGGTCAGGGCGAACTGTTTATAGAACTGCCCGGTCAGGCCGCTGATGAATGCCGCCGGAACGAACACCGCGCACAGCACCAGGGCGGTGGCGATGATCGGGCCGGTCACTTCGCCCATGGCGCGCTTGGTCGCTTCCACCGGGGTAAGCCCCAGTTCGATGTTTCGCTCGACGTTCTCCACCACCACGATCGCGTCGTCCACCACGATACCGATCGCCAGTACCAGGCCGAACAGCGAGAGGGCGTTCAACGAGAAGCCGAATAGATGCATCACGGCGAACGTACCGATCAGCGATACCGGCACCGCCACCAATGGAATGATCGAGGCGCGCCAGGTCTGCAGGAACAGGATCACCACCAGCACCACGAGAATCAGTGCTTCGAACAGGGTATGTACCACCGCCTCGATGGAACCGCGGACGAAGATCGTCGGGTCATAGACGATGCTGTAGTCCATTCCCGCCGGGAAGCCTTTCTTCAGTTCTTCCATCTTGGCGCGAACGTCGTTGGAGATCTGGATAGCGTTGGAACCCGGGCGCTGGAAGATCGGGATCGCCACTGCCGGCTGGTTGTCCAGCAGCGAACGCAGGGCGTATTGGCTGGAACCCAGTTCGACCCGGGCGATGTCCTTCAGACGAGTGATCTCACCGTTGGCACCGGAACGAATGATGATGTTCTCGAACTCTTCCTCATTTACCAGGCGCCCCTGGGTGTTGATCGACAGCTGGAAAGCCTGGGCATTGGGCGCTGGCGGTGCACCCAGGGCGCCGGCAGCCACCTGGCGGTTCTGTTCACGGATCGCGGTGACCACGTCGGTGGCGGTCAGGTTGCGCGAGGCGGTCTTGTTCGGATCCAACCAGACCCGCAGGGAGTAGTCACCCATGCCGAACAGCTGCACATCACCTATGCCGTCCAGGCGCGCCAGCTCATCCTTGATGTTGAGCAGGGCGTAGTTGGACAGGTAGAGCATGTCGTAGCGTTTGTCCGGCGAGGTCAAGTGCACGACCATGGTCAGGTCGGGCGAGGCCTTGTCCACCGTGATGCCGATCCGGGTCACTTCTTCCGGCAGCTTGGGCTCGGTCCGGGTGACGCGGTTCTGCACCTGCACCTGGGCGTTGTCCAGGTCGGTGCCCAGGGCGAAGGTGATGGTCAGGGTGATCTTGCCGTCAGCGGTGGATTGCGAGGACATGTACAGCATGTTCTCGACACCGGTGATGGCTTGCTCCAGGGGCGCGGCCACGGTTTCGCCGATGACCTTGGGGTTGGCGCCCGGGAAGTTGGCGCGCACGACCACGGTCGGCGGCACGACTTCCGGGTATTCGCTGATCGGCAGTTGGAACAGCGAGATGGCGCCGGCGATCAGGATCAGCAGCGAAAGCACTGCTGCGAAGATCGGCCGCGAAATGAAGAACTGGGAAAATTTCATCTTGGATTCAGTCCCTTAACCGCGTGGGGTCGCAGCGGCCAATTTGCCAGCCGCCCCTGACGCGTCCTTGGATGGCGCGACTTGGGGCAGGTTGCTGGCTTCGAGCGCTTTACGTTGTTGTGCCAGGGCGGCAATGGTTTCGTCGCTGGCCATCGGCACGGTTTCAGGCGTGACCGGTGCGCCCGGACGAGCCCGTTGCAGCCCCTTGACGATGATGGTGTCGTTCTTGCTCAGGCCGCTGCGCACGATACGCAGGCCTTCGATTTTCGGACCCAGTTCAACGGCGCGGTAGGCCGGCTTGTTCTCGGCGTCCATCACCAGCACGAATTTCTTGCCCAGGTCGGTGCCGACGGCTTCGTCGTTGATCAGCACGGCGGCGTAAGTACCGCTGCCCACCAGCTTCAGACGGGCATAGAGGCCTGGGGTGTAGGCGCCGTCCTTGTTGTCGAACACGGCACGACCACGGATGGTGCCGGTCTGCGGATTGACCTGGTTGTCGACGAAGTTCATCTGGCCCTGGTGGGGGTTGCCGTCTTCGTTGGACAGGCCCATGTAGACCGGCGTGGCCTGGCCGCGCTGGCCCTGGCGGGCGAGTTGGGTGTACTTGAGGAAGACACGTTCGTCGGCGTCGAAGTAGGCGTAGACCTTGTCCGTGGAGACCACGCTGGTGAGCGGGGTGACGTCGGCGGTCACCAGGTTGCCGGCGGTGATGGCCGCCCGGCTGACGCGACCGCTGATGGGCGAGGTCACCCGGGTGAAGCTCAGGTTCAGCTTGGCCAGGTCCAGTTGCGCCTGGATGGCCGCGGCGGCGGCGCGGGCTTCTTGGGCGGCGCTGGTGCGCGAGTCTGCCAGTTCGGCGGAAATGGCGTTGCTCAAGCGCAGGCGTTCGCCACGCTGGGCTTCGTTTTCGCTGCGGGTGGCGGTGGCGCGGGCCTGGGCCAGTTGGGCTTCGAGACGACGTACTTCAGCCTGGAAAGGACGCGGGTCGATCTGGAACAACAGGTCGCCTTTCTTGACCAGCGCGCCTTCGGTGAAGGCCACTTCGTCGATCTGCCCGGAAACCCGTGGGCGGATCTCGACGGTTTCCGGCGCTTCAAGGCGTCCGGTGAACTCATCCCATTCGTTGACAGGTTGCTCCAATACCTTGGCCACACTGACTTTGGCCGGCGGCATGGACGCTGCCGTGTCGGGAGTCTTGCCGCAGGCGCTCATCACCAGCATCGCCAGCAGCGCGAGGGGAAAACGCAGTTTTGAAAGTGAATGTTCCATGGATAGCATCCGCCAATGTATTGAGAATGGGCGGATGATGCGTGGCGCAAGGCAGAGGAACGAATCGAATGAAGCAAAGGTAACTATCATTCGGAATGATATAAGCCATCGATGAGGGCTCTAGTTCAGCGATGCTATTCATTCGATGTTGAACTGCATGTGGCGAGGGGATTTATCCCCGCTGGGTTGCGAAGCAACCCTGAATCCAGCCACCGCGTCATCTCAGGTTGGTTGCATCCTGCCTTTGGGGCTGTTGCACAGCCCAGCGATCCCCTCGCCACAGCCTACTGCGGCAAATAGAGGTCATGGATATGCTTGACCGTCCCATCCGCGCGAAGCGCTTCAACCGCCTCGCGCAAATCCTCGACCATTTTGGGCGAGCATTGCTTCGAGCAGGCCAGGTAGAGATCGGCGCTGCTGCCGACCGAGCTCATGAGCAGTTTGCGCTCGGACACCTTCGGCCAGATGTATCGACTCTCCGGTACACCGTTGAACCACGCGTCGATGCGCCCCATCAACAGCATCTGGGCGGGATTGTCGCCGATGGCCAACGGATAGATCTGTTCATCGCTGAAGCCTTCGCTGCGCAGGATATCTTCCTGTGCACTGCCCAGGCCGACGCCAATCTTGCGGTAGGTCTCTTTCGCTTGGGCGAAGCTGCTCACCCGTCGTTCGAGGCTGAAAAAGGCACGTTCCATGGGCATGATCGAGGCAATCCAGGTGAAGCGATCTTCACGAGTTGGGATGCGCGACAGGGGGGTGATCAAGTGGTCATGTTCTTCACTGACATGCTTTTGTGCCCGGGCCCAGGGAAGTACATGGACCTTTACGGTGTACCCGGCCCTGGTCATCGCCGCCACGGCGACATCGCCCACGATTCCGTGACCCCTGGGGTCGTTGACGAACGTCAGCGGCGGTGCGTCGGGAAAGTGCAGTTCAATGACCGGAGATTCGGCGCTCGCCCCATGGCTAGCCAGCAGCGGCAGTAACAGACAAAGCCGGTAAAGCGCTTTGGTTGATGCGTTCAAAACGCGTGTAGTCGGGCTCATGGACGATACTTCAGGCATTGAAAGGGGGGCGCCAATTCCGGCGTACGAGGCGCCGGAAACAACATCTACAGGCCAGCTTTTTTTTATGATGCGGCGCATGATGCAGCGATCCGGCAGGATTCGCCACAACCGTTCCATCCCATCACGTCAGTGCCGCCTTGGTCTGACTGTGTGCTTCTGAAGGTATAGATCATTTGCTCGGCTAAAGCGGCTAATTTGGATGTGTACCTGCACGACGGACCTGCGGTGCATGAGCCTGCCGCGAAAACTCGTCGCTCCCGGTATCGCTTGGACATGGTCTGTAGGGTTTTCTTGCCGCAAGCGCGGCGCTACGATGGCCCAACCTCACACGTTAAGAGGATTCTCGATGAGCCTTTCTCCGTTCCACCTGGCGATTCCGGTCTACGATCTTGCCGCCGCCCGTACGTTCTACCGTGAAGTGTTTGGCCTGGAAGAAGGCCGTTCCAGCAGTCAGTGGGTCGACTTCAATTTCTACGGTCACCAACTGGTGATTCATGAGCAACCCAAGACCGCTTTCCAGGAAAGCGCCCAGAGCAATCCGGTGGACGGGCATGATGTGCCGGTCCCGCACTTTGGTGTTGTTTTGGCTTGGGAGGCGTGGGAGGCACTGGCTGAACGATTGAGATCTTTCGGCACGGAGTTTGTGATTGAACCCTACGTCCGCTTCAAAGGGCAGGTTGGCGAGCAAGCCACGATGTTCCTGTTCGATCCTTGTGGCAATGCCCTTGAATTCAAGGCATTCAAGGATATGAGTCAGCTTTTTGCCAAATGACACGGACAAATCGGAGCCCTCGTGACGAGGGAGCAAGGTGCGTGTAACGGACGGACGGCTGTTTTGTGACTGTATTCATAGGTGGTCACAAGTTGTCATCCCTCGCAGGGATGCGTAAGCTGCTCCCATGAATCAGCCAACATCACCTTCGCCCAGCACTCGCGGCCCAGCCGATCATGACATTCGCGACCAGATTGTCGCGGCGGCCAACGAGCATTTCAGTCAATACGGCTACGCCAAGACCACCGTGTCTGACCTGGCCAAGGCCATCGGCTTTTCCAAGGCGTACATCTACAAGTTCTTCGATTCCAAGCAGGCGATTGGCGAAGCCATTTGCTCCGGTTGTCTTGCGAAGATCGTTGCGGCCGTGGAGGAGGCCATCAGCGAGGAAGGGCTCTCTTCGACCGAGCGCTTTCGCCGCCTGGTCAAGACCCTGATTACCACGGGGATCGACCTGTTCTTCAATGATCGCAAGCTCTACGACATTGCCGCATTCTCCGCGTCGGAGCGCTGGCCCAGCTCCCTGGTGTATGACGCACGGATCAAGCAATTCGTGGTGCAGGTCGTACGGGAAGGGCGCGAAAGCGGTGAGTTCGAACGCAAGACGCCGTTGGATGAAACCGTCGAAGCGATACACCTGACCCTTCGGCCTTTCGTCAATCCTCTATTGCTGCAGTACAGCCTCGATCATGTCGAGGTGGCGCCGACGCTGACCGCCAACCTCATCCTGCGTAGCCTGATGCCCTGAGGGACGGCTGCGACGAGCGGCCGTCCCGATTCAGAAACGACTTCCTTGCCTTCGGATTGTACCTGACCGAGCGGTCTCTTTTTGCCTGTTTAGTGACTATTGACAATAATGGTCACGTGAATAAGTATGGCATCGACTTTCAAGTGATCCTTCTTGCGATGCTTCTGCGGGTTCACGTTCAGGCCGTCGGAGGGCGTCTAAATGACCAGTTTTGCTCAGGTGCTGGCGCAGTTTGATCCGAGCGTGCCGTTCGTTGCTCCAGCCAATTGGCAGCAGGGCCGGACGATCTTCGGTGGTCTTTCGGCGGCGTTGTCGTTGGAAACGGTTCTGCGCGAGCGCCCACAGGGCTTTCCTCCGTTCAAGTCTGCGCAGGTTTCATTCATAGGTCCGGTCACGCAAGCCCAGACATTCGATACAAGCGTGTTGCGCGAAGGGCGATCCGTGACTTCGGTGTCTGTCGACTGCAAGTCGGGCGATGAGCTGGCGTTGCGCACGACCTTGCTGTTCGCTCAGCCACGCGCCAGCAGGATTACCCATGAGGCATGGGGATGCCCGTTGGTGGAGCAGGCGTCGCGGTACGCCACGCTGGCGCTGGACAACACCATTGCGCCTGCCTGCGCCTTCAACTTCGAAATGCGCCCTGCGGGTGGGTCATTGCCGGTGTCCGGGGCTACAGATCCCGAGTTGCTGATGTGGGTTCGTCACCTGGATGCCCAGGGGGTAGACCCGGCGGTGGCTTTGATCGCCCTCGCTGACAGTCTGCCGCCCGCCGCGATGACCTGCTTCACAGAGCCGGCAGCCATCAGCTCGGCTTCCTGGACAATCGATCTGCCGCAGCCCGCCGTGGCCGGCGAATGGTTTCTCATCAGCGCCTTCAGCCAGCAGGCCTCGGAGGGTTACTCCTTGCAAGATATGGAAATCTGGGACGAAAGCGGTCGGCGAGTGCTTTGGGCGCGCCAGACCGTGGCGATTTTTACCTAATAGAAAAACAAACCGTTCCATCCCCCAGCAATTGTTCCTAGAGTCCTAATAATGAAAAGAATCTTGCTCAAGACCCCCATGAGTCTCGCCGTTGCGCTTGCAACGTCCCAAGTGTTTGCCAGCGGCTTCGCGCTGAACGAACAAAGTATCAGTGGGATGGGCGCGGGTTTTGCCGGGCGGTCCT
This window encodes:
- a CDS encoding efflux RND transporter permease subunit, which encodes MKFSQFFISRPIFAAVLSLLILIAGAISLFQLPISEYPEVVPPTVVVRANFPGANPKVIGETVAAPLEQAITGVENMLYMSSQSTADGKITLTITFALGTDLDNAQVQVQNRVTRTEPKLPEEVTRIGITVDKASPDLTMVVHLTSPDKRYDMLYLSNYALLNIKDELARLDGIGDVQLFGMGDYSLRVWLDPNKTASRNLTATDVVTAIREQNRQVAAGALGAPPAPNAQAFQLSINTQGRLVNEEEFENIIIRSGANGEITRLKDIARVELGSSQYALRSLLDNQPAVAIPIFQRPGSNAIQISNDVRAKMEELKKGFPAGMDYSIVYDPTIFVRGSIEAVVHTLFEALILVVLVVILFLQTWRASIIPLVAVPVSLIGTFAVMHLFGFSLNALSLFGLVLAIGIVVDDAIVVVENVERNIELGLTPVEATKRAMGEVTGPIIATALVLCAVFVPAAFISGLTGQFYKQFALTIAISTVISAINSLTLSPALAAVLLKGHDAPKDRFSKFLDKVFGGWLFRPFNRFFERASHGYVGTVARVIRSSGIALVLYAGLMVLTFFGFSTTPTGFVPGQDKQYLVAFAQLPDAASLDRTEDVIKRMSDLALKQPGVESAVAFPGLSINGFTNSPNAGIVFVTLKPFDERKDPSMSAGAIAGALNGQYAGIQEAYMAIFPPPPVQGLGTIGGFRLQIEDRGNLGYDELYKETMNIITKSRSVPELAGLFTSYTVNVPQVDAAIDREKAKTHGVAVSDIFDTLQIYLGSLYANDFNRFGRTYQVNVQAEQQFRLESDQIGQLKVRNNRGEMIPLATFIKVSDTSGPDRVMHYNGFITAEINGAAAPGYSSGQAEKAIEKLLKDELPNGMTYEWTDLTYQQILSGNTALFVFPLCVLLAFLVLAAQYESWSLPLAVILIVPMTLLSAITGVILSGGDNNIFTQIGLIVLVGLACKNAILIVEFAKDKQLEGMNPLAAVLEACRLRLRPILMTSFAFIMGVVPLVFSSGAGAEMRHAMGVAVFSGMLGVTFFGLLLTPVFYVLIRNFVERSEARKAARALKLEAQQ
- the mexE gene encoding multidrug efflux RND transporter periplasmic adaptor subunit MexE; translation: MEHSLSKLRFPLALLAMLVMSACGKTPDTAASMPPAKVSVAKVLEQPVNEWDEFTGRLEAPETVEIRPRVSGQIDEVAFTEGALVKKGDLLFQIDPRPFQAEVRRLEAQLAQARATATRSENEAQRGERLRLSNAISAELADSRTSAAQEARAAAAAIQAQLDLAKLNLSFTRVTSPISGRVSRAAITAGNLVTADVTPLTSVVSTDKVYAYFDADERVFLKYTQLARQGQRGQATPVYMGLSNEDGNPHQGQMNFVDNQVNPQTGTIRGRAVFDNKDGAYTPGLYARLKLVGSGTYAAVLINDEAVGTDLGKKFVLVMDAENKPAYRAVELGPKIEGLRIVRSGLSKNDTIIVKGLQRARPGAPVTPETVPMASDETIAALAQQRKALEASNLPQVAPSKDASGAAGKLAAATPRG
- a CDS encoding substrate-binding periplasmic protein; this translates as MSPTTRVLNASTKALYRLCLLLPLLASHGASAESPVIELHFPDAPPLTFVNDPRGHGIVGDVAVAAMTRAGYTVKVHVLPWARAQKHVSEEHDHLITPLSRIPTREDRFTWIASIMPMERAFFSLERRVSSFAQAKETYRKIGVGLGSAQEDILRSEGFSDEQIYPLAIGDNPAQMLLMGRIDAWFNGVPESRYIWPKVSERKLLMSSVGSSADLYLACSKQCSPKMVEDLREAVEALRADGTVKHIHDLYLPQ
- a CDS encoding VOC family protein, yielding MSLSPFHLAIPVYDLAAARTFYREVFGLEEGRSSSQWVDFNFYGHQLVIHEQPKTAFQESAQSNPVDGHDVPVPHFGVVLAWEAWEALAERLRSFGTEFVIEPYVRFKGQVGEQATMFLFDPCGNALEFKAFKDMSQLFAK
- a CDS encoding TetR/AcrR family transcriptional regulator; amino-acid sequence: MNQPTSPSPSTRGPADHDIRDQIVAAANEHFSQYGYAKTTVSDLAKAIGFSKAYIYKFFDSKQAIGEAICSGCLAKIVAAVEEAISEEGLSSTERFRRLVKTLITTGIDLFFNDRKLYDIAAFSASERWPSSLVYDARIKQFVVQVVREGRESGEFERKTPLDETVEAIHLTLRPFVNPLLLQYSLDHVEVAPTLTANLILRSLMP
- a CDS encoding thioesterase family protein, translated to MTSFAQVLAQFDPSVPFVAPANWQQGRTIFGGLSAALSLETVLRERPQGFPPFKSAQVSFIGPVTQAQTFDTSVLREGRSVTSVSVDCKSGDELALRTTLLFAQPRASRITHEAWGCPLVEQASRYATLALDNTIAPACAFNFEMRPAGGSLPVSGATDPELLMWVRHLDAQGVDPAVALIALADSLPPAAMTCFTEPAAISSASWTIDLPQPAVAGEWFLISAFSQQASEGYSLQDMEIWDESGRRVLWARQTVAIFT